In Spirochaetota bacterium, the genomic window AGGCCAAAAAGAACCAACCCCTTCGGACTCAAGCCCTCCAGCTTTTACAATACTTGGATTATCATGACCTCGAGGTGACACAAGCCTCCATAACCAGGCTATTGCCGGTGGAAGTATATGAAATAAACCTATTATTCCATAATCAGGCTTTTCTTTTGTAGAAGGGGGAGTCCTTACACCAAAACTTCTTATATGAACCTGAACAGGTTTATTAACAATGTCCGGCATTGTATTGCGTGGAACAAGAAAGCGTGGATTGGGACAGGGTTTTCCAGGCTCATCTTCAATATGTTCCCATAAAAGTGCCGTACTATATGGCTGAGCATCTATATTCAAAAACATCAATGGCACTTTTGGATGTATTGAAAGCGATTCAATGTCAGGATCAGTACCATACTGTTCAATATGATTAACCCGTATAAACCATCCTGCTTCAGCATCTTTAACATATAAATAACCATCATTTTTCTGAAATGATGGATGGCATAATCCCATATCATCAACAACTGGCCGCAAAAAACATCCTCGCGGTAGTACCAGTGATAATGTTTCACCAGTAACTATATTTTCGCCAAGTTTTATTGTTCCATCTACATCGCGATGTATATGTTCGTTTGTTTCACTTTTTCCACTTCCGCTAGCACCTTCATGCATTATGGTTGTTTTGTTACCATATGGGGTAATAACCTGCACAACCGCACAGTGATTTGTTACCCAACCTTCTTTCTCGCCAAAATCAAGCAACGATGAATATACACCTTTCTTTGCACTTGGACCTGGATATAGATTATAACTAAAAATTTCATGCACGTTTTCACTCCTGTAGTGAACAACTATCTGTTTCCCATTGAAATGGGTATGCCTGAATACTGGTGCAATGTATAATATACATTTAACAGGAATTGTTCCTTCAATCTGTCCTTCATTAATGATTCCCTGTAATATCCCCAATCCTAAACAAAAGAAGCCAGCGTTTGCAGGTGCTATCGCCATTCCATAACATCCTTCAAGTTGCCCTGCTTTAAAGAAAAACACTGCTAAATCCTGCTTTTGTAACCAATCAAATGTATCTTTTTTAAGCTCATTAAAATCTTTGCCAAATCGTTGTGTATAGGTTATCTTGTCAGTGGGCAGGTCATCTCCAATCACCATGCTATCAGGATCACGCCTGCGCATATATGCTTCAGTATAATTAACAGCAATGCCATTTTTTACTTTATGAACTATCGCCTCACAATATCTTCCCTTTCCTGGAACATCATATTCAACCTTTTGCATACCATCACTGCCATATTTGAGTGATAATGCAAATAGATCATCAATAGTATGGACAATAGTTATGCTGGTTGTTTGCAACAATGTTTTTACCTGTTCTGGTACAATTAATTTGCTCAGAAGGTCTTTCATTGTGTTTCCTTTCTAATTCAAAGAATTCTAAGAAATGTAAAAACTATAATCTCCAATTGCCACTAATTAAAACATAAATAAAATTTCAATATTATTTTTTGAATATTTTGTAAAATGCTGCAATAAGTTGTATAAGCTGATATTTTACATAGTGAATTTTGGACGACAATATAATATTTTAAATGTTTACAAAACTGTTATTGTGCTATACTGTGTAAAGATATTACTTAAAATGCATATCGTGGTGATAATGCTTATATCCAATACTATTGTCATTACAATTACATTTTACTATCTTTAGCTATATATGCTCAGTACATTATTTTTACTACAGTATCTACTATTCACAGCTATACCTGTAGATAGCAATCATGAAACCATACTGCTTCACGATGCAGCCAATAAAATTGATATATCTGACTATCTGTACTATTTTGAAGATACATCCAACCGCTTACAATCCAATGATATAACGCAACAGCAAATCCAATCTAAGTTTAAAAAAGTACATAAAAAGATAAACCACGGTTTTACAAGAAGTACATTTTGGATTCGATATCACGTTAAAGACGTTTCTTCATCACCTACCACATGGTATCTCCTTCTTGATTACCCACTCATTGAAAATGTAACACTGTATAAAAAAAATGGTGACCTATTAAAAAAAATTGCAGAAATATCTCAACAACACCAATTCAATACAACTGACATCTTATATACAGGACGTATATTTGCACTTAATCCTGATAAAAAACAAATTGGTGAATACTATATCAAATTAAAAACCCGCACCACAATGCGCTTTCCCCTGTCAATATGTAATATACACTATATCAATAAAACATTCAGTTTCAAAATGCATATTAATGGACTCTATTTAGGCATAATCCTTATAATGTTTTTGTTTAACCTCTTTTATTACTTTATAATACGGTCATATAATAGCATTTTTTATTCACTATATATCATTGGATTTGGTTTATTTGTTTCAATTCAAAATGGCATTTTCTTTGAAATAATTCCGCATTTTCCCATCAAATATTTATTGCCACTTTATATGGGAGCAGGGTCACTTGTATTCATATTTTCCACATTGTTTACAATGTTCTTTTTAAAAACCAGTATTCAACTTCCAAAAATCCATATCATCTTGCAGGGAGTTATTGCAATTTCACTGGTATTCCTTGCACTATTACCTTTCTTAGATATGAGCTTTATGATACAATTTTTTGCCTTATTTGGAATACTATGGTCATTTGCTAATTTTTTAGCAGGCATGTACTCCCTGTCCACAGGATATAGGTCTGCTCGATTTTTTATCACAGGCTGGATATTTTTCTTTATTGGCGTTGTAATCTTTGCATTACGTGGATTTGGATTGCTACCCAGCAATGCTATAACGCTTTACAGTGTTGAACTTGGATCCATACTGGTTATATTCTTTTTATCGATAGCTATAGCAGACCAATATTATATCATACAACAGGAACATTCCCGGCAGCAATCTATCATTATAGAAAAAGAAAAGACATTGCGCGAAACACAAGAATTGCTTATACAAAATTTGCACCAGATGAGTACTTTTAAGGACGATCTCATCAATGCAACATCACGTCAGCTCCGTACACCACTTTCAAGTATCATTGGGATTACCGAATCACTACTAGGTGGGATAGCAGGGGAACTCAATCAAAAAATAATATATAACTTGCAACTTGTACTGGCAAGCAGCAAACGATTGTCACGATTGATTCACAACTTCCTTGATTACTCTCAACTAAAATATAATACCACACAATTATCGCTTGCAGCTGTAGACCTTAAATCAATGACTGATGTTGTCATTGATATTATACAGAAATTGCCGCAATCACATTCCATAGCAATAAAGAATAATATTCCTGAAAACTTACCGCTGGCACTGGCAGATAAAGATAGGCTACCACAGGCATTGTTCAATATTGTCTATAATATCATCAAATTAACTTCTGATGCTACTATCACATTTCATGCAGCAATTCAATCAGATGACCCTTCAAAAATTACTATCGCTATTAATGAAGATGGTAAAGGATTACTCCCCTATATTTTTGATACAATTCTTCAGCAGGATATATATCATTACCAAAAAACCCCTAAAAACTCTTTCTTAACAGGTATTGAATTAACTATAGCAAAACAACTCATTGAGCTCCATGGCACCACTTTATCCATAGATACAAATCCCACCACAGGAACTACGCTGTCATTTTCTTTACAATGCGCAGATTTATCTACTAAAAAGGATTCACATGCTTATTATAAAAACAACTACATTGAATATGATCACTTTATCGATCTTGCATCTATGCCACATATAGAAAACATTGATACAACACCAATACCATCCAATCAACAAAGTGCTTGTATTGTTTTAGCAGATAGTGATCCTGTATTACTGAAAAGCATTGAAAACAATCTTGTGCTGAACGGATATCAGGTAGTGAAAGCATATAATGGGCAGGAAGTATTGGGCATTCTTAATTCAGGCATACTCCCTGATGCTATGCTCCTTGATAGCATGCTGCCAAGAACAAATACACTGGAAGTAATACGAAATATACGAACCACATATTCTATTGCTGAATTGCCAATAATTGTTTTATCACCTATTGAAGAACCGGAAAGCCTGATGGCCAGCTTTGAAGCTGGCGCAAATGATTATATAGTTAAGCCATTTTACATGTATGACGTTATATCACGGTTAAAAACACAGCTGCTATTAAAACAGGCAGTACAAAGCATTAAACGGGTTTCCCAAATTGAAAAAGAATTAGATATGGCGCGCCAGATTCAGCAAACATTAATACCACAGGAAACACCTGTTTCTGATAAATATGAAATTGCACATGTGTATATTCCAATGGATAAAGTTGGAGGGGATTATTTTAATTTCAATATAAAAGATGATAATCACATTGGCATTTTTATCAGCGATGTTTCGGGACACGGCATGCCAGCTGCTCTCATTGCTTCAATGCTACAGTCACTCATGCATACCGTTCATCATGCTGCTAATGATCCCGTATCCCTGTTACACATATTGAACACATCATTGAAAAAAAACCTGCATAATAATTTCCTTACTGCAATGTATCTCTATATTGATTTTGAATCGATGTCATGTAAGGTGTCCCGTGCAGGGCATGAGCCTCTCATATTGTATAGACGCTCCCAGGATGAAATATATGAAATACTTCCGGAAGGAAGATTAATGGGTCTGAATCTTGAGCCCAATTATACCCTTAGTGAATTCTCCATTACAACAGGTGATCGTATTATTCTTTTTACTGATGGAATAATTGAATCCATTGATGCACAGAGTAACATTTTAGGTAAAAAACAATTTAAACATATCATCAAAAAATATAGGGAAAAGCCCGCAACTGAATGTATAGATGCAATAATAGATGAACTGAAACATTTTGCTTATCCCAATGAGTCATTTAATAATGATGATATTACCGTTATTATCATTGATATTAAATAAGCTTTTTATTGCCAAATTCTTAAGTGAACTATCATGCTCCCCTTTTATCATATACAGTTAATTTTTTCACTACACGATTACAATATATAGCAAATCAAAAACAGTAATAACAATTATACAATTAATTCACTGCTCATTCCTTAAATAAATTATACACGATACTGTGAATATGCTTTTTCGATAATTATTTTGCTGTTTTATAACTAGAAAAATTACTGAAAGTGAGCGTTAATACACTTATATTGAAATGACCTTTTGGATAGCCTCAGAGGCAATAGTTAGATAAAAAAATTAATACACTTTATTATATTGCTACAGCTTAATATATATTACCATCATACTATTATTATGCTTGCAATACAACATAATAATTGGTATAATTTCATTAGTAATCATATTAATTGGATTATAGTATTATTTATTTTACTGTAAAGGACTTGCTATGGCAATTTGACAGCCACTAAAACTAACATCAATGAAATGTGTGGAGAGATAACCCACAATACATAGTCACTACCTGAAGAATTACATTGAACCATCATTTTATTCTCAAGGGCGAGAATCATGGAATACAAAAAAATAGTAAAGCGCATACTATTCTTGTTACTATCACTTTTCATTGCTGGTCAACTTATTATATATATCTATGTGGATATGCCTCTTTCAACCGACTTTTATGGTTCAATCACCAGAGAATTGGCACAGAAGCTTCAGCGTCAGTACAAACTAAAAACTGTTTGTGGCAACAACTGGATTCATTTAGGCTGGATTGCCGATCCCGATACTGAAAAATATATAATTGAAATAAAGGACAATAATGGAACATGGCAACAGATTGGATCATCACAGTTTGGTTCATTTCTTTACCGTGGAAACGGTGGACAATTTAGAGTAATAAAAATTAATAAAAAAACTAAGGAACAATCGGTACTGGGAATGGCAAAAGCTTTTTCTTACCATGCAACAGCATCTCTATACAAGCCAGTTATTACCGATAACTATCGCCCACTGTTTAAACCACAAAAACATGGCTATTATATAAATGACCACACCATTTTTAAAGACAGCAAGGGCAACTGGCGCCTGATTGGCATAACCTCAAAAACCGATGGTGACCCCAATGCCGAAACATACTTTGCTGTTGCTAAGGGGGAAAACTTTCCGCATAATTTGATGGTTGAAGAAGAACCTGTTGCTGATGTTGGCGATTTAGCGTGGGCACCGCATGTTGTAACGCATAACAATGTATATCATATGTTCTGGTCACCTCACAAACTGCATCACATGACTTCACGCGATGGCATTCACTGGGAAAATCATGCTGTAATTATGAATGCACCATACTATAAATTTTTCCGTGACTGTATGATATTACAGGTTTCAAAAGATCAATGGCTTATGTACACAACCGCAAGGGGATTATTTTTCTCGCAGGTTGATGTGTATCAATCATTTGATTTAGAACACTGGCAGTACATACGCACAGCACTGGCAAGCAGTTTTGGTAGTGAGCGCAACTCGCCATTTGCATCTATGGAATCGCCCTTTGTGGTTAAGTATAATGACGGCTACTATATGTCGGTAACATACAATAACGATACGCTTTTTATTCATGGGCTTCTTCTTCTTTTTAAGGTGTGGCTTGATACGGAAAGCTATAACGATACACTGGTGTTTTATTCGGACAATCCGTATGATTTTGGTATTTACAGGGGTAAAAAGTGCTCGGACCAACTCATAACAACGCTGCGTGCACATGCTCCTGAATGGGTGTATGTGAAGGATACAAATCAATGGTACATTACCACCTGCGGATGGAAGTGGGTTGCAACATTAACTCACGGTGAGGTGGCGATAGTTCCTGTAATGTGGCAAAAGGTTAAGTAACTATCAATTACTAGTAATATTCAGGATATTCCGGGTTACAATTTTACACCCATCAAAGGTTCATTTGCCCGCGATAAATGTGAAATCTGTGGGGAATATGTTTTTGAGCGATATATACGTATTAAAAATGGGAAAAAAGTTTGTATACCCTGTTCAGGATATGATGATAAATAAATTGTGATATAGCAAGCAATACTATATGCTCAAAGAAAATGAACTTGTAAGTGTGCTGCTGCCTTATTGCAAGCCATACTCTATGCCCAAAGGCTCTATATTGTGGCTGGAAGGTGATACTAAAGGTATGGCAGTAGTATTAAAAAAGGGGAGAGTGAAAATTTACCGTATGGCTTCAAATGCAACAGCGGTAACCCTTTTTATCATGAAACCGCATGATATATTTGGCTTTTTGCCACTCATTGATAATAAACCATATCCCGTCAGTGCTGAAGCGTTTGATGATATAGAAGCTATGGTACTTGATAGAAATACTTTTGATACCATTATCAAAAAAGATCCTCAGGTATGTATATCTTTGCTGCACTATATTGCACATTATCTACGCTTGACATTTGATGGCATTGCACGTTTATCATCCAGGAGTGCAATTACACGGGTTGCATCTGCAATCGTTGGACTGGTTGAAGAACAAGGTTATTCAAAACATAACAAGCCTGTAATTTCTCTTCCAACCACTGCAAAAGAGTATGCACAACTTATTGGATTAACTCCAGAAAGCTTTTCACGTAAAGTAACCGAATTATCAAATTTAGGCATTATTGAGAAATTGGGAACTAACAGACTTAAAATTAAAGAAATTGAAAAATTGCGTGAACTGGCAAATCAAGAATTATTTTTTTAACAATTGATTCAAATCAATGCCAAAATCCACCCAACCGTATACATTTATACCCAAAGTATTAAAAACTTCACATAAGGTTAAGGAGTTACAATATGGTTAATCCAAAAGAATATCTTGAATTTGGGCAAAAGTTTCATGGTCATAAGTGCCCTGCTATGCCTATGGGTTTACGAGTTGGTGCAGCTGCAATGAATGCATTAGGAGTGGAACGTGCCAAAGATGGTCAGCTAATAGCATTGGTTGAATTGGGCGAGGATCACTGTGCAACATGTTTTGCTGATGGTATTCAGGTTATTACCGGTTGTACATTTGGTAAAGGCAACATTAAAAAGCTTCATCATGGTAAATGGGGGGTAACACTTATAAATCGTGCAACTGGAGAATCCATACGGGTGGTACCCAAAGCTGAAGCAATGCTAAAAAATAAGAGCAGCGGTTTCATGCAAAATTACAGAAAAAAAGGAATACCTGCGTCACAGGTTCCTGAACATGTTGTGGAACCACTTATTGAAATGGTTATGAATGCTCCTGATGAACAGATTTTATCAATTGGGAAAATTTTTAAACAGGAAGTGCCACCAAAGAAAGAATCATTTGAAGGCTTTGTGTGTGATATCTGTGGTGAAATGACAGTTGAAGGCTATGGACGCCCATTGGGTGAAAAAAAAGTTTGTCATCCCTGCTATGAAAAAGCACTGCATGCATAATACAGTGTTGCTTTAAAACGAAATTGGTAGCACCAGCATTACGGTATAATACTACCATGATGGTGCTACCATAACATATTTGTTATGGAGGATTATTAAAATGATAATACCATTACTGGCGGGCATAATAACATTTTTATTTACCACTGTACTAACTATAGCCGGAGTTGGTGCAGCTTTTATTTTAATTCCTGTATTTATTGGACTCAAGATAGATATTCATGTAGCCATGGCAACCGCACTACTTCTTAATGCCATAGCCATGACCTTTGCATCATACCGATTTTATAAAGATAAGCTGATACTGTGGCAGGTTGCATTACCAATCCTTATAATAGCAACAGCACTATCACCATTGGGTGCATGGACCAGCAGATTTTTAGATCGCAATGTACTTTTATGGCTTTTTACTGCATTTCTTGTATTTGCGGGAAGTATGATGCTATTTTACCAGCCAAAAGCTTCACAAAAAGAGCACTCACGTACAACACAAATCATATCGGGTCTTTTAGTTGGAAGTGCTGCAGGCTTTCTGGGAGGATTGCTTGGAGTTGGTGGGGGAAATTTTATTGTCCCTGTACTGGTGTGGTTAGGATATGACCCAAAAAAATCTTCAGCAACTACATCGTTCATAGTTATTTTCTCATCCCTTTCAGGTTTTATGGGACATGCAACATTAGGTGCAATTAATGTACCACTTCTGGCATTTACTGCCTCAGGATCAGCAACGGGGGCACTTCTGGGTGCATGGCTTATGAGTAAAAAGCTGCAGCAAAAGCAGGTTAAAGCTATCATTGGCGTTGTACTATTTGCCATTGCCATAAAAATGGCATGGGGACTTTTGTAAACTTCACCAGCGCAATTTTGTAATGATCGTATCAAGCATAATTTTCAACTGCAAAGTTAGGGGCAAATCCATGTCTTCCTTGATTTCCTGGGCGGCAAATGCATACACCGCCGAAAGTTTAGATTGCTTTCCCTGCGCGCTCACAGCCTGCACTGCAACATAATATGTATTGCCCTGCTTAAATGACCTATTCTTTGCATATTCTTTTACAAACAGTGATGTGTCTTTTGTTTTATACATTGCAGTCAATGAATCTTTTGTATCACCGCAATGAATAATGTAGGAAGCAGCCCCATCTGCTTTTTCAAAATTTACATACACACCACCATCTTTATATAATGCAAACACGCCTTTTGGCGGCTGTAATGGTGGTGTAGTTTTTTTCTCCTGATTTTCATGCAAGAGCATTACAAACGGTTGATTTGCGTAGGAAATCATCAGTTGTTGTAATTTTTGTGGCAATGGATAATGACTATGAACTATCGCCAATGCAAAATGTTGAGTGGTTCCACTGTAAGTGCATGCACCTGATTGATACTGATCCCCATTTAAGATTGCAGCTTTAAACCCCCTGCCCTTGCCCCAGGTGGGCTGATAGTACTGTAGGCCAAAAAATGTTCCAAACGGATTGAGACTTACTGCAAAACCTGTAAAAAAATTATGCGTCACCTGTAATGGACAAAAAGCAAAATTAGAAAGCGTAGCGTTATCCTTTGCTACAGCAATACATTCCTTACCATTGGTTATGGCCACATACTCCGCAGTGATGTGATTGTTGACATTAGCAAGATCTAAATTTTTACGTGAATGTTTAAAGTAATCTATTGTGTACTGCGATTCCACACCCAAGTAATTACGCTTTAATACAGTAAAAGGCTGTTTCTTTGTAGCACGCATGGCTGGATACAGCGGGCAAGGTGCAACCTGCTGCCAGGCTGGATCATAGATGCGCGCAAGCTGTGGCATACCCGGCTTAAAAATTTTTGTACGTGGTGTATCAGGATAGGTAATGGTGCCATCAACAAAGATTATATCAATACCAGCAACAAGCGCAATGACATACTCAAACTGCCCGGGGGTAATGTTTTGCGGAAGTGCAACAGTTCCTGAAATCTTAACTGCTGCAACACCATCATCTCCGTTGCGCAGCACTGTTACATCAATTTTTTCGGGGCGATAGTTTTTGTTATTGTACTGTATCCAGGGAAGTAAGCTGTACTCATCAAGAACATCTTTGCCATGTGCTTCTACTGAATTAACCCCCTGCTTAAATGTAATAGCAATTGTACTGTTTTTCAGAAGCTGTTTTGTGGCATTTGTTGTGTACTGAGTTTGACGGTGAGGCTTGCGAACAATATGATACACGCCATCAGAAAGAATCCCTTCCTTTACAAAAATTCGGCTTATTCCATTATGTGAAAAAACAAACACCGGTAATAGTGTACTATTATATTTCAGGAAATAATCGTAACCTTCATGCAAATCACCAGCAATTGTTAACACAAAATTATCAGCATTTTGTGTAAGAACCAGCAGAGAATTGACATATTCGTAGTTATTAAAATTTTGCACTTTTTTATCCTGGCTGCAAATCTTTTGTGCATATGCTTTACTATCACGTACAACAGGATTGGTTGTTGATTGCATTTGTTGAATGAGTTCATCAACAATGTGTTCACGGTTTTTTGCCAGAAACGGTGTTGCCATGCCAAAGTTTGTTGTTGAAAGAAGCCGCATACGTTTTTGAAACGATTCACCCAATGCAACTTTAATGTTTTCAGGAATAGGTTGCTTGATGTATTTATACAACGCTTTTACCAATGCATGCGTCATTCTGTCTTTTTCAACTGCAGTCCAGTAATCGCTGCAATATTTTTTCTCAGCCCAGGATACATAGCCATTAAAACTGCCATCAGCAGTATCCTGGCCAAATGAAATTTCTTTTACCGGCTTATGATGTTGCACATAATCATGTAACGTAGTAAACTCAACATAATCAAGGGATGCAATGTCATCAATGAGCTGTGAAAGCCCACCTGTATTGGGCACCCATTTTAAATATGAAGGTAGTTTATACCCATACCAGTATGAATCATCAGCATCACTGTTGATACATATCAACACATCATTCTTTATATTACCACGCAATTGCTCATGGCGTAGCATCTGAACCCAGTTATAAATGCTTACATTTTCAATGAGGTCAGCATGATTATACGCAGGTATTACAAGCATTCTTTCATTGGTTATCGTATTATTGTATATAAGCGGATTGTGAGCCTCTTCAAGCGATAATTCATCAACAAAAACTCTAAATGCATCAAACGGTATAGCACTGTAATATAGAACAACTCCCTGTATGCCAAGCTCCTTATATAGATTAAAATTTCCTGCAGATGTCATCATCTCCTGCGGACGAACATACGGCGAATACACACCAAAAATATCTTTCACTCCACTTTTCTTTACATTGGTAATAGCGTTTTGCAATGAATATACAAATTCATCGCGAGTCATTGCAGAAACAAGTCCATTATTATACGACATCAGGATGATTTCATCACCATGTTCCTTCACACGGTGTTTGATGTTCTGTATGATATCGGGAGCATATCTTGGTAATATCTCTTCTAAGGTAAAAAGGTTTTCAAAATCCCACACACCTTTAACAGGGATGCCTTTTTTATTCTTTTCATCCAGCACTTCAATAATCTTACGTACAATACGTATATCTTTGCCAAAACCTGCTTCATCGTTGGTATCAATTCTGTATGAATGATAAAAATTGGCATGAAACCCCAGTAAAACATATACTTTGTGTTTTGACTCTTTACCAATAACAGACAGTTTTGGCAATATTATTGAGCCAACCAGATATACGATATACACAACGACAAGTAAAGCTAACGCATATTTAAAAATATTTTTCATAATAATTTCTCCCACAAAATACTTCTAACAAAATTTTAGTAAAACTTCTCAATTAAAAAGAGTATTACAATTATCATTTAAACCTGGATGTTACAGGTATTAATAGTAAAACTTAATCGTAAACTTTTTAAGCATTTTTTCCTGACTGTGATTATAAACAGCACTCCAAACTATACCCATAGAACATATCACATTAATTATATCAGATAGTAACCATAAAACATACTGGTACCATACCAGATACAGTTATAAAAGGCAAGAAATTATAAAGTAAGGATTTGTTGGAATTAAATTGCTGTACGCAATGCTTTTGGTGGTGGTCCCCAGTAGAATTTTAGGCAATGGATGCCGTTTTCACGGTGAAAATCAAAGGTATATGACCTGTTTTCATAATAACTGGGTAAATTATTAGGATAGTTATCGGTATTTATTTCTTTTAATCGCTTTTTGAAATACAAAAAAAATTCTTCCAGAACATTATCCACACAAAATGCAATGATATTGGCAAGCGACATCTTCCATAACTTCTTCACATCTAAGAAAAACTCATACTCTGACTGATACAATACCAGATGTACCCGTTTCCAGGGATTGCCAGCATTACGTTTGCGGTAGGCTATGCGTTTAAATGCTACATACGTCTTTTTTTCCTTCTTTGCTGCATACATAACCAGGTACACAATAAGTGTTGTAAGCGGCACATCTAACGTGTGTGCATAATCACCAAGGATAGCTAAATGGGGAAGCGAAATACAGGTAGTGGTTTCAAAATCCATAGATTCCTCCCAAAGTGTGTATTGTAGTATTATCTGTTATGTCAATACTACATTACCGATAACTATCGTTGCAACAATTTTTTGTATATGCAATAGCAATAATCAATAATAAAAAAGTTGAAAAGTGCCAACCAATTCTTAAGTCTATTCCAGTGTGGTACACAAATAAAAATTGTTGCAAACACATACAAATAATTTATACAATGGAACCCATGAAGTTAATTTATTTTTGCATTTTTATTGTGTTCATCCTGACAGCACCTGCATACCCTCAACTGTGGGGATACTATCTTAAAAATTCCATCCCCTATGATAAACACGAGCACTACTGGGAAAACCGATTCACCAATCTTACTGTGCTGTGTTTTACAGGGATAACGGTAACCAGTACCGATTGCATTATACCTGAATTAACCAACGAACAAGCACTTTTTAAAAAAGCAAAACAGCGAGGCATAGCACTTATACCGCATGTAACCTTTAAAAATGCTAAAAGCGGTATAGCTTTCTTAACTCATCCACACCACTGGGAAAAAACAATACAAAAGCTTGCTTATGCTATACACACCAATGGCTGGGCAGGATGTCATTTTGATTTTGAATACCTGCCACCCAAATATGCTGCCAACTTTGCACAATTTTTAAAAACTTTTAGGGCGATAGTTCCTGATATAAGTCTTTCGGCGGCAATGTTTCCCCAGGTTGAATTTAATCCCACCCATGCTGCATTCCACGATTATTCACTTCTTAGCGCTTATCTTGATGCTATCGTTTTGATGTGCTACGACCACCATAACCCAAAAACAAAACCGGGGCCGGTAACAAGCGTTG contains:
- a CDS encoding DUF4914 family protein, translated to MKDLLSKLIVPEQVKTLLQTTSITIVHTIDDLFALSLKYGSDGMQKVEYDVPGKGRYCEAIVHKVKNGIAVNYTEAYMRRRDPDSMVIGDDLPTDKITYTQRFGKDFNELKKDTFDWLQKQDLAVFFFKAGQLEGCYGMAIAPANAGFFCLGLGILQGIINEGQIEGTIPVKCILYIAPVFRHTHFNGKQIVVHYRSENVHEIFSYNLYPGPSAKKGVYSSLLDFGEKEGWVTNHCAVVQVITPYGNKTTIMHEGASGSGKSETNEHIHRDVDGTIKLGENIVTGETLSLVLPRGCFLRPVVDDMGLCHPSFQKNDGYLYVKDAEAGWFIRVNHIEQYGTDPDIESLSIHPKVPLMFLNIDAQPYSTALLWEHIEDEPGKPCPNPRFLVPRNTMPDIVNKPVQVHIRSFGVRTPPSTKEKPDYGIIGLFHILPPAIAWLWRLVSPRGHDNPSIVKAGGLESEGVGSFWPFATGKKVNFANLLLEQIIVSPKVKYVLAPNQYIGAWKVGFNPQWIMREYLARRGGVKFFADELSKSRCSLLGFSLNKLVIEGVEIEKFLLRPELQNEVGEDVYDRGAQILVEFFKKELMDYYNDPNLLPLGKQIIECCMSDGTVSDYMQLIKDDGLIMED
- a CDS encoding SpoIIE family protein phosphatase, which encodes MLSTLFLLQYLLFTAIPVDSNHETILLHDAANKIDISDYLYYFEDTSNRLQSNDITQQQIQSKFKKVHKKINHGFTRSTFWIRYHVKDVSSSPTTWYLLLDYPLIENVTLYKKNGDLLKKIAEISQQHQFNTTDILYTGRIFALNPDKKQIGEYYIKLKTRTTMRFPLSICNIHYINKTFSFKMHINGLYLGIILIMFLFNLFYYFIIRSYNSIFYSLYIIGFGLFVSIQNGIFFEIIPHFPIKYLLPLYMGAGSLVFIFSTLFTMFFLKTSIQLPKIHIILQGVIAISLVFLALLPFLDMSFMIQFFALFGILWSFANFLAGMYSLSTGYRSARFFITGWIFFFIGVVIFALRGFGLLPSNAITLYSVELGSILVIFFLSIAIADQYYIIQQEHSRQQSIIIEKEKTLRETQELLIQNLHQMSTFKDDLINATSRQLRTPLSSIIGITESLLGGIAGELNQKIIYNLQLVLASSKRLSRLIHNFLDYSQLKYNTTQLSLAAVDLKSMTDVVIDIIQKLPQSHSIAIKNNIPENLPLALADKDRLPQALFNIVYNIIKLTSDATITFHAAIQSDDPSKITIAINEDGKGLLPYIFDTILQQDIYHYQKTPKNSFLTGIELTIAKQLIELHGTTLSIDTNPTTGTTLSFSLQCADLSTKKDSHAYYKNNYIEYDHFIDLASMPHIENIDTTPIPSNQQSACIVLADSDPVLLKSIENNLVLNGYQVVKAYNGQEVLGILNSGILPDAMLLDSMLPRTNTLEVIRNIRTTYSIAELPIIVLSPIEEPESLMASFEAGANDYIVKPFYMYDVISRLKTQLLLKQAVQSIKRVSQIEKELDMARQIQQTLIPQETPVSDKYEIAHVYIPMDKVGGDYFNFNIKDDNHIGIFISDVSGHGMPAALIASMLQSLMHTVHHAANDPVSLLHILNTSLKKNLHNNFLTAMYLYIDFESMSCKVSRAGHEPLILYRRSQDEIYEILPEGRLMGLNLEPNYTLSEFSITTGDRIILFTDGIIESIDAQSNILGKKQFKHIIKKYREKPATECIDAIIDELKHFAYPNESFNNDDITVIIIDIK
- a CDS encoding TraR/DksA C4-type zinc finger protein; translated protein: MKGSFARDKCEICGEYVFERYIRIKNGKKVCIPCSGYDDK
- a CDS encoding Crp/Fnr family transcriptional regulator, which produces MLKENELVSVLLPYCKPYSMPKGSILWLEGDTKGMAVVLKKGRVKIYRMASNATAVTLFIMKPHDIFGFLPLIDNKPYPVSAEAFDDIEAMVLDRNTFDTIIKKDPQVCISLLHYIAHYLRLTFDGIARLSSRSAITRVASAIVGLVEEQGYSKHNKPVISLPTTAKEYAQLIGLTPESFSRKVTELSNLGIIEKLGTNRLKIKEIEKLRELANQELFF
- a CDS encoding FmdE family protein → MVNPKEYLEFGQKFHGHKCPAMPMGLRVGAAAMNALGVERAKDGQLIALVELGEDHCATCFADGIQVITGCTFGKGNIKKLHHGKWGVTLINRATGESIRVVPKAEAMLKNKSSGFMQNYRKKGIPASQVPEHVVEPLIEMVMNAPDEQILSIGKIFKQEVPPKKESFEGFVCDICGEMTVEGYGRPLGEKKVCHPCYEKALHA